A genomic segment from Phragmites australis chromosome 6, lpPhrAust1.1, whole genome shotgun sequence encodes:
- the LOC133922000 gene encoding ADP,ATP carrier protein 1, mitochondrial-like: protein MADRTDGGLPPRSSFSSQSNQLAAMRQSYMSQSIWGPSMPIGCGVSTTPVLAYAPAEKNFTADFLLGGVSSMVSKTVAAPIERVKMLLQNQDELIRTRRLSEPYKGIGDCFARTVREEGFLSLWRGNTTNVIRYFPTHALNFAFKDYFKGLFNFKKDKDGYWKWFAGNVASGSAAGATSLLFVYSLDYARTRLTNDYKATAKGGERQFTGLVDVYRKTLRSDGVAGLYRGFNVSVVGIIVYRGLYFGMYDSFKPVLLTGNLQDNFFASLALGWVITNGANLASYPLDTIRRRMMMTSGEAVKYKSSMDAFAQIVKNEGPKSLFKGAGANVLRAIAGAGALAGYDQLQLVFFGKKNGSGGA from the exons ATGGCGGACCGGACCGATGGCGGCTTGCCACCTCGCTCGAGCTTCTCCTCGCAGAGCAACCAGTTGGCAGCGATGAGACAAAGCTACATGTCTCAGAGCATCTGGGGCCCTTCGATGCCAATCGGTTGCGGTGTTTCGACAACGCCGGTTTTGGCCTATGCGCCCGCCGAGAAGAACTTCACCGCCGATTTCCTGCTGGGAGGGGTGTCATCGATGGTGTCCAAGACCGTCGCGGCGCCGATCGAGCGCGTGAAGATGCTGCTGCAGAACCAGGACGAGCTCATCAGGACCCGCAGGCTCTCCGAGCCTTACAAGGGGATCGGCGACTGCTTCGCGCGCACCGTCAGGGAGGAGGGTTTTCTCTCGCTGTGGAGAGGGAACACCACCAACGTCATTCGCTACTTCCCGACCCAT GCTTTGAACTTTGCGTTCAAGGACTACTTCAAGGGCCTGTTCAACTTCAAGAAAGACAAGGACGGCTACTGGAAGTGGTTCGCCGGGAACGTGGCCTCCGGCAGCGCAGCTGGCGCGACCTCGCTGCTGTTCGTGTACTCCCTCGACTACGCCAGGACACGGCTGACCAACGACTACAAGGCGACGGCCAAGGGCGGCGAGAGGCAGTTCACCGGCCTCGTCGACGTCTACCGCAAGACGCTCCGGTCGGATGGCGTCGCCGGTCTCTACCGCGGGTTCAACGTCTCCGTTGTCGGCATCATCGTCTACCGCGGCCTCTACTTCGGGATGTACGATTCCTTCAAGCCAGTCCTGCTCACGGGCAATCTGCAG GACAATTTCTTTGCAAGCCTTGCGCTCGGTTGGGTGATCACCAATGGCGCGAACCTGGCCTCTTACCCACTGGACACCATCCGGAGaaggatgatgatgacctcGGGGGAGGCCGTCAAGTACAAGAGTTCCATGGATGCCTTTGCTCAGATCGTCAAGAACGAGGGCCCCAAATCGCTGTTCAAAGGCGCCGGCGCCAACGTCCTCCGCGCgatcgccggcgccggcgcactCGCCGGCTATGACCAGCTGCAGCTCgttttctttgggaagaaaaaTGGGTCAGGTGGCGCCTAA